The nucleotide sequence TGGGCGCAAGCCCGGCAGacttataggtaaacattagcccgggGCGAACACGCCCCCAATGGGCTGTActtggacttatccctacatccaaagctacagagaatgaatgtcttgaaaaaccaaaaacaaacaaacaaaaacaagcagaagATCTCTCATAGGTATGCCCTCCATTTCAGGATTGTAGTTCATGTTAGATATAGTCAAGttaacaaccaagaatagccatcatgacaggtagtggtggcacatgcctttaatcccagaactcgggaggcagtggtaggaggatatctgagttcaaggccaacttggtctgtagagtgaattttaggacagccaggactagacagaaaaaacaaacgaaaaaaccACTCcccccaaaaggaaagaaagaaaagactagtCATCACAGAACAGATATGATCTCTGACAATTACACCAGAAGCTTTGCTTACGTGAGTGTTtatacagattcaacgcaatgcccttcaaaattccagcaaaattcttcaaagacctcgaaagaacagtactcaacttcatttggaaaagcaaaaaacccaggatagcctaaacaattctgtgcaataaaagaacttttggaggaatcacaatccctgacttcaaactctactacagagctacagtactgaaaacagcctgttggcataagaacagacaggaggaccaatggaaccgaatagaagacctggatatcgatccacacatcttcgaacacctgatctttgataaagaagaaaaaaatatcaaatgaaaaaaagaaagcatatttaacaagtggtgctggcattaACTAGATATCAatgtgtagaaaaatgaaaataaacccatatctatcaccatgcacaaaactcaagtccaaatggatcaaaaacctcaacaaaaaACCAGACAccttgaaccttatagaagagaaagagggaagtacacttgaatgccttggcacagggaaccacttcctaaatataaccccagtagcacagacactgagagaaacaattaataaatgggacctcctgaaactgaaatgcttctgtaaagcaaaggacacagtcaacaagacaaaatgacagcctacagaatgggaaaagatcttcactaacccacatcagacagaggtctgatctccaaaatatacaaagaactcaagaaattggacaccaaaagatcacataatccaatttaaaaaaaatggagtacagacctaaacagagaactctcaacagaggaatctaaaatggctgaaagacacttaaaaaaatgttcaacaagcagggcggtggtggcgcacgcctttaatcccagcactcgggaggcagaggcaggcggatctctgagagttcgaggccagcctggtctacaagagctagtgccaggacaggctccaaagctacagagaaaccctgtctcgaaaaactaaaaaaataaataaataattcaacatccttagtcatcagagaaatgcaaattaaaacaactctgagattccatctaatacctgtaaaaatggccaagatcaaaaacactgatgacaacttatgcttggagaggttatggggaaaagggaacacttctgcattgctggtgggaatgcaagctggtacaacccttttggatgtcagtgtgctgatttctcagaaaattaggaaacagccttcctcaagacccagtaataccacttttgggtatatatccaaagggtgctcaatcgtgccacaaggacatatgctcaactatgttcatagcagctttgtttgttatagccagaacctggaaacaacctaaatgctccttgatcgaagaatggatgaggaaaatgtggtacatttacacaatggtgtcctacacagcagaaaaaataataacgacagcttgaattttgcaagaaaatggatggagctagaaaacattattttgagtgaagtaacccagacacagaaagacaattatcacatgtactcactcataggtgatttttaaacacaaagcaaagaaagccagcctacaaactacaatcccagagaacttagacaacaatgtggacactaagagagacatacatagacctaatctacatgggaagtagaaagtataaaaagacaagatctcctgagtaaattgggaacatggggaccttgggggagggttaaagggggaaggggagagacagggaggggagcagagaaaaatgtagagctcaataaatatcaataaaataaaaaaaaagcaaacaagagtGTTTATCTTCAGAGGATGCTCTCAGCTTCCGGTGCTCTATAATATGCATAAACAGAAGGGGGCAGCAATACCCGTTTATGAATCCCAAACATGCTACAAGATGTCAGGTGTCGGTGGGGGTGGAATATATGGGTCATGGTAGATGGCTTGCCTGCCATACTTGAGGTtccaggttcaattcttagctctgaagggaaaaaaaaagccagtgggTATTAAAGGAGCATAAACAGCCTGGCATTGTTTCCAGCGCTGTGTGATGGGAGCGTGTAAGAGGGCTCTAGGGGTGCAGAGGTATCTATGTGCTGAAGAGACAATAGTTACCTTCTAGAATACTCCACCAGATTCTTCTCAACTGAAGGGTAGAAATGGGGATTAGACACAACCAGGGCAAAGACACTGGTTACagcttttctttgcttcatgcAGTGAAtgggttttctctctttttgacaATGCTTTTAAGTGTGGCCTTTCTTTGTCACCCTCACCTCTTTACTCTGACCTTTCTATAGCAGCCATCACTCTCAACAACAGTGTCAATTGTTCTACCCCCAGAAGCCATAATAGGAATCTGGATGAGatggcacacatatatgtactcCTGGCAGTTCTACAACCAGATGGGCCATGCAGACAGGAGAATCAGTCAgaagctggccagccagctcagAATACATAGCACAGCAGTGCAGCCAGAGAAATCCTGCACCAAAGCAAGTGGAAAAGGAACCAACTCCTGACAAATGTCCTCTGACTCTAGGGTCATGGGATGTgcttacatacatgcacaggtatgcgtgcacacacacacacacacacacacacatttagaagaGGGTGCTGTTTTTTCTGTCATGTGAAGAGACACAGCTAGAATATGCAGTCTATGTTCCAGAAGCAATGTCCCTGCTAAACAACAAATCCACTGACTAACCTTGAACTTTCGACCACACagcatttttctaaatattagaaaagagtttcttctttaatgtattcattttatgtgcatttgtgttttgccatgggtgtcaggtcccctggagctgaaattatagccagttgtgagctgccacatgggcgctgggaattgaacctgggtcctctagaagaacagtcagtgctcttaaccactgagccatctctccagccccaagggctGGAGAAACCTTTTTCATTGATAAATGAAAGATAGGCATTTTAACAATCTAGATGGACTAACACAAAAAGTCCATGCAAGCTTCATCTTTGGAATTTTATTTGGCacgacaagatggctcagtgaataaacaCACTTGCTGCTAACCAGAgatagcctgagttcaatcccctggacTCAAATATGTGACTGAATACTGGCCCGGAGATACGGTAGTAGAAGATTGCCAGCCCATCATGAACAGGGTGCTGGGTTCAACCCCTAGCAATGCAGGgagcaaaaaaagagagagaaaagtattTCTGCTATTTAACCATtcattccatcttttttttttttttagtttttttttttttttagttttttgagacagggtttccctgtggctttggagcctgtcctggaactagctctgtagaccaggctggtctcgaactcacagagatccgcctgcctctgcctcccgagtgctgggattaaaggcgtgcgccaccaccgcccggctccatctTTAAATCCAAGCAACCAATATGCTATCAAAATGTAAGATattctccaaagccacagagaaaccctgtctcgaaaaagcaaaaaaaaaaaagtaagatattACAATGATATGATATCAACATGaatgtcaaaaaacaaacacacatttctTAGGGCGGGCATGGTGATGTAGGCCAGTAGTCCcagcagaagaatcaggaattcCATCAGCCTCCTTGCTTATAGGGAATTTGAAGTTAGCCTGGGTTCTATGAGGTCCTGTCTCTTCTTGGTTCCTTGGGCACTGGGGGCACACATTGTGCACATATatccatgcaggtaaaacacttacGCCTATGAAATAAAGtacttattaaagaaaaaaaaagatgaataacCTGAAGCTAAACATGAGGCAACAAAGGTGGCAGTGGAAATTGTATTTCAGGAAGACTTGTCAAGGGGGTAGATTGTGAGCCCTCTGGGTCACAATGGTGTTAAATATTTTGATGTAAGTACCTTACCTTGTGCTTTTTAGCTATTATACCCTATAAAATATTATTGTGTTGGAGTCAAGAATTTCCTTGTGGAGACCCAAAtgaaacatgggggggggggggaggttaaTGGTAgtgaaaaagagggaaaaaaaggtcCATAATTGAAGCTAGTCATTGGTTGGTTGGtaggtatttattttttaattcaacaCACATTTACATAACAGTTTTCTTACCTGTAAGTAAGATACTTTATAATTTTGCTCCAAATGTCCCCTCTTTGTTACAATGCAGGCACTCTGTCCTTTCACAGAAGTGCAGGAGCTTAAAATTATACTTGGTAGCGTTTCTTAGAAACCATTGTAACCCAGATCTGCAGTACAAAATGAATGTTTTCTCCTTTGAAACGtaggttgattcttttgtttcctgggggaaaaaaaacccagaaaactaTTATCCCTCTGCGAGGGGCTTGAGCATCCACCTGGGGGCGACAAATACTATCGTTCTTTTTTCCTTAGTGGAGAACGCCAGAGAGACGGtcgctgctttttttttttttttttttttttggtcaaagtTGGTGTTTCTTTAAATAACTTCCCCACTCCAGGGCGGGGAACAAGCCTTTTGTTGCCAATTGAGCGTATACGTCATGCAATGGACTCTGGAAGACCGAGTCTTGGTGCCATGAGGTAAACTAGCATCACAGAGAACGCTGGACTTCAATTCCCACAATGCCTGGCGCGATCCCGCGGCCCTGCCTGGGAAATCCGAGTGGTGGCGGCCATCTTGCGTATGGAGCTGCTCCAGCCCCGCATCTCTCAAGCTCGATTTTGTGGCTGTGTCTGAGACGGTCTTTCGCTGAGAGGTTCGTATCTTTAcggaagttgttttgttttgttttgctttgcttttggggGTGCTGGGTGGAAGTACGTGCAGAACTGCGGTTTGAAGAGCAGACGCCCCAGTGTAGGTGAGGGAGGTGCTTCCGGTTTCGTCTGACGCGGACGACTCAAGTTTTCACTCGTAGCTTGACTCCTTCATCTGAGTGTGAGCGGGGAAGCCCGGGGAAAACTCAGCGTCAGAGGCCGCCGCAGAGTCCAGACGGGGCCCTGTTGCCTTCCTTAGGGACGGAGAAGCCGGGGGGCCTCCGGCCAGGCCTGGTGCTCGGGAGGCCTTGAGGCCCAGGTGGGGTGCTGGGTGTTCGCGCACCCCTCGCGCTTCCTCGGATGTCTGTGACGTTTGACTGAGGAAACGGGAAGATGGGAGTGAGGCGAGGGCTGTTTCCGGGAGAATGGCTTTCTGGATCTGCAGTTGGAGCTTCCTTCGGCTCTCCTAATGGCCTGTCTGCTTTCGGCCCTAGTTTGTGGGCTTTGGGTTTGGAGTCCAAGAGCGGGTGAATGAAGTACTGACCAAAACGAGAGTTTGGGTCTCTTAAGGGTTCAAGGAAATTACAAGAGAAGCgaagttgtgttttgttttgtagacaCAGTGTCACTCGGTAGGCCAGGATGCTTTGGAACCCAACTGTGTAGTCGGCCCGTAATGGCCTGAACTCGCTTATTGGTAGATTACAGGTTTGAGCCATTGCTTGTCAAGAGAAATTTAGCTTTAATCAACTTATTGATGGGTCTCGTGTAGtgcaaactggccttgaacttaactGTGTAGTCTAGGTTTGCTCTACAAAGACTGCAATTTAGCTCATCTCTTGTGGATGCCGAGGGGAGATGATGGAAGCTTGGAAGCCGAAGCCTCTACTCCAAAAGACAAAGCGACTTCCAAACAGCGAGGGATTCAGGATGCAGTGATCTTAGCCAGTTTGGAAACAAATGCCAGTTATGTATCTATCCACACGAGATAGGGACTCAGTTTCCAAACTTGGGTGCTTAAACTCTGGAATGGACTGTTTAAAGCTGGGACTGGCAGCACGGGCCTGTGatctcagctactcaggaggaTGAACAGTTAAGACGTCCCTGGGCTCTATGGAGAGAATTCAAAGCCACGCTTGTCAAGTTTAGTGAGACGCTGTCTCAGCATGAAAAATGGGGTAGGATGTAGCTCTGCAGTAGGGTGTTCATTTAGTGTGCGTGAGGTCATGAGTTCATCTTCTgtgcctccaaaaaaaaaaaaaacaatgaagtgcacatgtattttttttttttttttttttggtttttcgagacagggtttctctgtggctttggagcctgtcctggaactagctctgtagaccaggctggtctcgaactcacagagatccacctgcctctgcctcccgagtgctgggattaaaggcgtgcgccaccatcgcccggcagtgCACATGTATTTTTGAATGGTATTACAGTGAGACTCCTCCTGTAAATTATTGTTATGACTTAAAATAAGTGGTTATAAAATTGCagcttaactgtaattttttttttttttttgctctttcgagacagggtttctctgtggctttggagcctgtcctggaactagctccatagaccaggctggtctcgaactcacagagatccgcctgcctctgcctccctcccgagtgctgggattaaaggcgtgcgccaccatcgcctggctttaaCTGTAATTATTAAATGCTTATGTCACAAATTCTTTTTCCTAAAATTCCTTGTGTAAAACAttgtctaaatttttaaaaatatgacctAATATTTGTATGCTTTACTTCTCAGATGCCTTATAGTGAAATTGAAGCTAAGTTTTTGGGCCCTGGAAAAGATCTAACAAGGGAATCGTGCAGTAAGAAACTGAAGACAGCTGCAGATGATTGTGCTTTCTCCCGTCAAGGTCGTCCTGATCGTCCCAGACCCCAAGAGAAAACCAGAAATAACAGGGTCTCAGTGGCCACCATTACCTTCAGAAGACGTCCTCAGGAAGACAAAGCCGGAGCTCCAGATGTGTTGAAGCCTAAGGAGCTGCCTGATAATAAACTAGGCAGTGTCGGGTCTACTGAGTCACCAGCTTTGCAAGGCGGAAAGCCCCCCTCGCTCTCCAAGGATGATGACATCTATAGCACAAGTAAGGCGTTCATAGGCCCCATTTACAAACCCCCCGAGAAAAAGAAATGCcgagaaaggaaaaatgagacgGGCGCTTTGAATAGTACAGATGACAAAAGAAGacgagaagaaaaacagaaatttaactCCAAAAAATTGGAGATTGACACAGAACTCTCCCAGTTTtacaaagaaattgaagagctagaaaatgaaaatgatgttTCACAAGGCAGTAGTGAAGTGCCAGAACCTTCCCAGGAAAAAATTATTCCTAAGGACCAGGCCTATGATGCCTTAAACTCCGAGGAGGCAAAGAAGGATCTCAGTAATGCTCTCCAGTCACATTGCGATTACCAGTGGTACTTGGAGGACGAACCAGGCCAATATCCCTGTGACGAACAACTGATACCTACTTTTTGTGAGACTTCATTCCCTTCCTTCAGGCCTGAATGGCAGTCAGTACATCCTTTTGTCATACCCCATGGTCCTCCTCTTCCCAGTTTTAATTACCATTTTAATATTCAACGATTCAATACCC is from Microtus pennsylvanicus isolate mMicPen1 chromosome 1, mMicPen1.hap1, whole genome shotgun sequence and encodes:
- the N4bp2l2 gene encoding NEDD4-binding protein 2-like 2 isoform X3; the encoded protein is MPYSEIEAKFLGPGKDLTRESCSKKLKTAADDCAFSRQGRPDRPRPQEKTRNNRVSVATITFRRRPQEDKAGAPDVLKPKELPDNKLGSVGSTESPALQGGKPPSLSKDDDIYSTSKAFIGPIYKPPEKKKCRERKNETGALNSTDDKRRREEKQKFNSKKLEIDTELSQFYKEIEELENENDVSQGSSEVPEPSQEKIIPKDQAYDALNSEEAKKDLSNALQSHCDYQWYLEDEPGQYPCDEQLIPTFCETSFPSFRPEWQSVHPFVIPHGPPLPSFNYHFNIQRFNTPLNLPPNIFHGQDDSQMPRGCYVDSCQGSWSGLTFEPNDEYTNYGVTSTNVRPFRDGYSGQDESVGNGFCEIRECWRDPSIEEHTGTDRFVNQWFPEEKLNKLQKLLILLRGLPGSGKTTLSRILLGQSRDGIVFSTDDYFHHQDGYRYNVNQLGDAHDWNQSRAKQAIDQGRSPVIIDNTNTQAWEMKPYVEMAIGKGYRVEFHEPETWWKFDPEELEKRNKHGVSRKKIAQMLDRYEFQMSISIVMNSVEPSQKSIQRPLPLPEEPRQRHSGEEFGASLQYFPQD
- the N4bp2l2 gene encoding NEDD4-binding protein 2-like 2 isoform X4, whose translation is MPYSEIEAKFLGPGKDLTRESCSKKLKTAADDCAFSRQGRPDRPRPQEKTRNNRVSVATITFRRRPQEDKAGAPDVLKPKELPDNKLGSVGSTESPALQGGKPPSLSKDDDIYSTSKAFIGPIYKPPEKKKCRERKNETGALNSTDDKRRREEKQKFNSKKLEIDTELSQFYKEIEELENENDVSQGSSEVPEPSQEKIIPKDQAYDALNSEEAKKDLSNALQSHCDYQWYLEDEPGQYPCDEQLIPTFCETSFPSFRPEWQSVHPFVIPHGPPLPSFNYHFNIQRFNTPLNLPPNIFHGQDDSQMPRGCYVDSCQGSWSGLTFEPNDEYTNYGVTSTNVRPFRDGYSGQDESVGNGFCEIRECWRDPSIEEHTGTDRFVNQWFPEEKLNKLQKLLILLRGLPGSGKTTLSRILLGQSRDGIVFSTDDYFHHQDGYRYNVNQLGDAHDWNQSRAKQAIDQGRSPVIIDNTNTQAWEMKPYVEMAIGKGYRVEFHEPETWWKFDPEELEKRNKHGVSRKKIAQMLDRYEFQMSISIVMNSVEPSQKSIQRPLPLPEEPRWGGSLDSQGQAPVTDSS